The genome window AATTGAGGCTGCACCGCCACCATACAGATTCTCCCTCAGAAAGACCAGGATCTTCTTCCAGGCATCTTCTTGAGCGCGAGAATGTGCCACTGTCTCTCCACCCCACAGACACATAACTGCAAAGACAAGAACCAAGAGAAACTGAACCTTCACCTTAAAGCAGCTTGTGTCGCGGTCTAAACGTTCCCCGTGTGATGGCTCACCTACCCATAATAGATGTGCCTGTTGTCACTGTTCTGAATTTGCTGGCTCGGGCATGCGGCGTGTACGGAGGTTCGATCAGGTGACCGGCGTTCGGGTATGACAGGACAGTCAGCAGGTGGCTGTTCCCAGCCTGCTCCATCATCTCCTTAATCTGGAATACAGGAAGATGAAAACATAAGATCAGGTGGTTggatattatatttttacttttggtcaaatattaataaaatacattttaattattctattttctaaatgaatcgtACTTCTAACAATCCCCGTACACACACTGAACCCAACAAAACTCTATTAGCTCTACTCCCAGTTtatgtctgtcagtctgcaacctggattcaTTTCTCTGTGTCTTATTGCCATAATGTTCTCTGAGCAGCCATCATTTCACCAGGCAATGCTGCACATGTGCAGCTGACTCACCTGTTACACAGCACTGTACAAACTAATAGAGGGAGGTGTGATGGGAATGCAGCTCATGTCCGAGTCAAACTTTATGAGACACGTGTTAGAGTAAGGATCATAGTGGGTCTGTGTGGACTGAGTTCCACCGATTACCCCACAACTTTAATATAAACTCCTCAAAACAAATTCATAGAAAGCCAGTTGTGACTTGGTTATGTCGACCTCTAACAAAAATCGTATTAGTTGCATCTGTATACAAGTTAAATTAAATAGATTTTGTTGAAATTCTTGTGTGTAAACTTGTATTATGAACGACATGTTTTCTACGGCAAAAAGCAGGGAAACGACTTCATCACCCGTTTGCTCTAATTCTAAAGCTCCATGTtcttgacaaaaacatttgagaaaggtcatttcaaaataaatttaataaaacagctTGTGGTAATTCAAACAATGAATTATTTGAATTTCATTGAGCCAATTAATTTTCTCAATTTAACCGCTAGTCTACACACCATATGGTTCCCTGTTATCCATacgtcatttgtttttttttgtttttttagtattttcaaTTTTGGAATTCTACAtatgtgttttcagtttctctCATCCTGCTTTCTATCCTAAAATCAAACCTGTAAGATCATTATGGCTGTAAACTTACATCCACTGCAGAGTCATGCGCGGGCCAGTTCTGGTCATCGTCCCCTACAACCATCAGCAGAGGACACTGGAGTCGTCCAACCTGCTCAGAGACAAATAGCAGcagcttttaatatttttttaaatccctgcATCACCATCTGTCACCTggaggaaaaacacttttttttgtagattttacaccggaaaatattaataaaataccaatatttttaaatcagaaatgtagctataataaatgaataataccAGAAGACAGACATTTGCTTTTGACGCTGAAAATACAGTTAAGAATAAGACTAAGAATAAAACCAAGAATAAGACAATAGGCTTTCTAGCCGGCGATACCCACGTCCACTTTGAGTGTGGGGTCCGTGGGAATGGGCAGCAGCAGATCTCGCCAGATCACCTCGTTGTCCTCATTGATGCGAGTCTTCTGTGAGTTTCTAATTGGACAAAAGAATTTTGACTGATGATGACTTAACTCAGGCTCGCGTCAGTTCATCTCCTGCACTTATTTCCAATTCactttgtatgtatttatataaatgtacatttcactTGTGATTCAGTTTGAACACAACTTTAAAGTTTCACCGAAAGTGGagcttaaaatataaaatgaaaacatcaacaTTCAGACTCGAAGTGGTTACGTTGTAAAAATGCTAACTGAGGTCAGAGCAACTTACTCGTTAAAGAAACTCATAACTTGTTCCACAGATCCATCAACCGGCTGCACATGACTCCCACTAATACACACCGCACACCTGAgctgggagacacacacacacactttaactaTACAGAGgtcagcagaaaaataaacatggacAGAATTATTTTAAAGGATGAACAAGGTCCGAAAGCTACACAAATTCATGAGGAAGTAGGATGGAATtcatgtggatttggcacagtattttaccttcctgacgcaacccctcccaatttctactgggcttggaccagcactgcacaccACTggtgttaggggttcagtgacttgcccagagacacttcgacatatagccgggggatcgaaccactcaccctggggtccgtggacgactgcctttaccaactgagctacagccgcccctcgCAGGCATGCTACTGAATATCTTGCTcaatttaaaagttaattattgtggtgaggcaaaaaaaaagagaaacaccaAACTTATAGGACTCGGACTGAAATTCCTGCCATCAAGGTGTTTTTGCACAAGGTACCTTGTGATTTATTGATTTGGGATTTATTGATGCCCATAGGAAGATTTTTGTtgcacagccacacacagaTAATGGCTCTATTATGGACGATGTATTGCCTTGACAAAGGACACGTCAACGGCCACCTCCAAACCCCAGAGTTCAGTCCGctgacaacagaaaaaaagcaatggGGAGGtttgatgtaaaacacaaagtcagACAGGTGAGCTGGTGACAGGAACAACCTGTCATGACCTTTAAATAACCTATAAATATAATTTGCCTTCGTGTGGAGCTTTTAAGTTGCTTTTAAGGAGCTtgttaaggtgggaggtgggaacagggtggagtcctCAAGATGTAAGGAATGTGACCCTATCGctaggtgtggccctcttggtggatgtgtgcaGTGGTATAAATGGCTTCACGTCCTCCTCTCGTCATAATCGTTACATCTCGATGACTCCATTCtcttcccacctcccaccttaatgACCCGATTCAAGCCTACTCTAGTTTTTGTGCTATCACCttatactgtttttatgttttgtacaaACATTAAGAGTCAAACATTTTCTATGTTACAGAATGGTGAGAATAAATTACCTTTACAACTTTGGAGTACGCAGCCATTTTGAGGGTGATACTTGTGCCGAAGGAAAGGCCCAGCATAGCGATCCTGCTGCCTAGGATCTGAGGATGCTGCTGCAGGACTCTGTAGGCCgtctgcagcagaaaaaccAGCTATTACATCAGAACTGCCGTCGCCACACTTTAAATATTTCgcaacacaggaagaaaaaaacaatcttgGACTTTGCTTTCTGTCAATGGTTTTGAATTGTCTATTTATCTGATAGCGTTTTTCGGctgtatttcctttttctgaATTTGTGGTTCACAGCTGAAAGGTGAAGCCAAGTGAAGCAAATGTTTAACATGTCGTGTGGCAGGGAAATACATGTACTTTTCTGGCattcaattttcttttgtttcctgttaACCTAGAGTTCTTGGCAGTGTATTACAGCCTTGAGGTCAAGCATTGATTTGAAGGCTTTACTGATCAAACTCAAAGCTCTAAAAGTTGAGGCcagagtacatttttaaacttgaaTATCTAAGTATATACAGCATAAGTTATTCAGCATAAGTAGTAATAACAGAAGCATGAACACAGCTTTACACAAGGTCAAACCAATGCACGTGATTCTGTCTGGATTAAAGCCTCAATGaaaatttcattttcagcacTAGAGCCTTTCTGGACTGACTGAATGAGTGTTGTCTGTACAGGTGAATGAACTTCTGAACTTCATTTTTTATGAGTCtgctgacacaaaaacacacctgcagATAACAGGAACAAATCCTTTTATCTGCAGCCATGAACTGATCAACATGGCTCAACATGACACTGACCCTGAGTGTGATTATCTGTGTCTCATCCATAAACAAATGATTAGAAACCATCGagcacaaaaaatacaaaaatgccaaacaattTTCATTTGAACGTTTTTGAGCATATTGCAATGTATCAATCATATTCAGTAATGACAGAAGTTACATATTGTAGATTTGAATTAAACAGAATGTCTTATAAGACAAAGATCATAATTGTTTAGCTTTTTGTGTCAACTATTTTAGTAGCAACTAATGTTAGAGCCAAAAACAAAGACCAaagtgtttttatcttttttttttttttgcgttttTCATATAATAGAATAAATGTGCAGGCGTTTGATTGAAAGACTAGTTTTCATATATTACATCAAAGGATTAAATTCAACACTTAACTAGCAGCAAATACTAATaacttttgtttaatatgtaaagACTGAATAAAGAAGTTTAACTTATTTATCTGTGCAATAAAGTTATTGTAGGTAAACTATTAAAACAGACCTTTACAACGTACCAATGTTGTTGTGAAATTCTGCTCTCTAGTcaacaaaagattaaaaagttaGTTTGGGTTTTAGCTCAATTACCTCAAAATACTCGTTGCCCACCATCTTCCCTGTTTCCAAGGTGATTTTAGAAGTCAGGTAGTCGAGAGCCATGGAGGCAAATCCATGGGAGGCCAGCAGCGATGCACGGTACTCCACCAGCtttcccccacccccccacaaaTCCAAAAGGCCAGGAAACGGTCCAGGTCCTTCAGACAAGTCACAACAAGGAAGTCTGTTTATATGGTTAGGATTTATTTCTACAACTTTAGAAAACCTTTCTGCTTCCTGGTTAGTCGGCAACTGACAGTACACAATGAATGTGAAGCAGTTCAGCGTGTAAAATGGTTTTCCAGATTCAAAAGTGAAGCATCCCCTGTAGTTTTCACCcaaatttctctttctctgattACAGAGAAATTTCTCTCATTACAACTACTTCAAGAGTCAGGTGCAGATCTGAGCTCCACAAACAGGACTCTCCTCTGGTCCTACCTGGGGGCAGGAAAAGGGTCGCAGTAAGTCCACCCTCTGTGATTGGGACTCTGCGGACACCAGGAGCCATGTACCAACGCTCCACCAACACACTGGCCAGCGGCACCTGGTCCGTGAACCCCTCAGTCTGGTGACCCTCGTATACTGAGATTGTGACCTCCATGGGAGTCTGGACgttcatcttcctcatcctgAGCGAAGATGGGACAGAGTTATATCAGACAGTGCTAAATGGGttgatttgatcattttgtttctgaGTCGTTTTGCCCTCGTTGGTCTACCTGAGTCCAGGTTTGCTGCCTGGAACTGGTCTGAGGCTCCACAGTAGACCCATTTGTTCAACCCCAGAATATGTCCCACCGAGGCTGGGATCCTCTGCAACTGTGAAGTAAAAGGTGTCAAgaattatttcttattttgattaaattgaAAAATTCTAAATctggttttaaacaaacatttttctacaaCTCAAACTTTATGAAACCTCCAAACATTTCTGAGCTAATTTCCTTTAATTCTCTAGGTCTGTGTACCATTCACTGTCCCCGTGGCATCAGCCGTGTAGTGACCAAATGCTTCCCAGTTGTGTCCATCTTCACATTTATAAAGGGCATGGACGGTCAACTGGAAACCAGGGGGGACCTTCTGGACCATGACAATGAACTTCTCATCCACAAGTCCCCTGGACGGGTGGACCGACAGCTTCACACAACACTGTTTCCTGTCCATCTTGAACTGAGCAAGCAGATACAATAAACAGGGACAAATACGTCAAAACAtgggcaaagaaaaaaacaacttttattgtGCTGTAATTATTGTTCTAATCAGAGAAGACAATAACGTAAGATGTTGAAATTTACTTCTCCAGACAACATTAATCATTTACCAACCCTTTTCATGGATGCCACATCTTTGCGAGACCTCCCCTTTCAGGGTCACACTACCACCACCCAAACAGATCTCAGGCCACATAAGAGGAACCAGCAAAGCTACATATGTTGATGACAAATGTAGCCAAATATGGTCATTTATAGATCCCACAAAAAACATAGCTTATGTAGTCTTACTaacatgcatttgtattttccGCTCTGCCTTATCCATCCATATATCAGCTTTAGCCACTTTGAAAACTCACTTACATGGAGAAAAAGAGTTTACAAAAAGAACAAGTTCGTGTCAGAGACAATGTTAGCTGGCACTGGGAGACTCACAAAATGACATAACAATGTGTCCTTGGACTGTGGAGTACAACTAGAGTACTTGGAGGAAACTTGCGcaagcacagggacaacatgcaagCACCACAGGCCAGGAGGGATTGAGACCCGAGACCCCTCTGGTGGTCATCTGCCATCGCCCTTTTATTATACTTTcatttaataaatcaaatagcacatttttaaagaaagttgCAAAAACACAAGTATCATTAATGAACATAAAATTTACCTATTTGATTGCAGGGTccaatacaaataaatatcttgtCACCTAGATAAATTATTagcattttgcatgttttgaacAAGGCTTTATGCAACAAACATACAGAGGTCGGTTTGTAAATTAAAAGAAGTTTAACATGTTGCTCTACA of Channa argus isolate prfri chromosome 23, Channa argus male v1.0, whole genome shotgun sequence contains these proteins:
- the LOC137108565 gene encoding peroxisomal succinyl-coenzyme A thioesterase-like isoform X1 — protein: MKRFKMDRKQCCVKLSVHPSRGLVDEKFIVMVQKVPPGFQLTVHALYKCEDGHNWEAFGHYTADATGTVNVAEDPSLGGTYSGVEQMGLLWSLRPVPGSKPGLRMRKMNVQTPMEVTISVYEGHQTEGFTDQVPLASVLVERWYMAPGVRRVPITEGGLTATLFLPPGPGPFPGLLDLWGGGGKLVEYRASLLASHGFASMALDYLTSKITLETGKMVGNEYFETAYRVLQQHPQILGSRIAMLGLSFGTSITLKMAAYSKVVKLRCAVCISGSHVQPVDGSVEQVMSFFNENSQKTRINEDNEVIWRDLLLPIPTDPTLKVDVGRLQCPLLMVVGDDDQNWPAHDSAVDIKEMMEQAGNSHLLTVLSYPNAGHLIEPPYTPHARASKFRTVTTGTSIMVMCLWGGETVAHSRAQEDAWKKILVFLRENLYGGGAASISNL
- the LOC137108565 gene encoding peroxisomal succinyl-coenzyme A thioesterase-like isoform X2, translating into MDRKQCCVKLSVHPSRGLVDEKFIVMVQKVPPGFQLTVHALYKCEDGHNWEAFGHYTADATGTVNVAEDPSLGGTYSGVEQMGLLWSLRPVPGSKPGLRMRKMNVQTPMEVTISVYEGHQTEGFTDQVPLASVLVERWYMAPGVRRVPITEGGLTATLFLPPGPGPFPGLLDLWGGGGKLVEYRASLLASHGFASMALDYLTSKITLETGKMVGNEYFETAYRVLQQHPQILGSRIAMLGLSFGTSITLKMAAYSKVVKLRCAVCISGSHVQPVDGSVEQVMSFFNENSQKTRINEDNEVIWRDLLLPIPTDPTLKVDVGRLQCPLLMVVGDDDQNWPAHDSAVDIKEMMEQAGNSHLLTVLSYPNAGHLIEPPYTPHARASKFRTVTTGTSIMVMCLWGGETVAHSRAQEDAWKKILVFLRENLYGGGAASISNL